The following coding sequences lie in one Cydia strobilella chromosome 20, ilCydStro3.1, whole genome shotgun sequence genomic window:
- the LOC134750516 gene encoding uncharacterized protein LOC134750516 isoform X1, whose product MKLSLLLLCSLLPFIRTEEENPFLDLASSFIQNMGDGGDGMGALGSIVGSLMQGQDGGNAGDVLSGIGSLLSGQDGKIDPAMIGSMISMFAQMNSNEPKQRQKRQNNEKPELNLDSILSMASGLLGNKNVASLLPVVMNTLNTLSNPENKELADGHKDHADFLPPFLEKLHLYWDLFTESELGKVIWEKSGLKRALKAFTGSDGSLSFELMMKSFENHSFRRHWIKAAARYLTDLVMQIAKPEVYQRYIGAAEYIINSFLDAQGLPRSTHFNVKAPEKSITVLLNFVLKRYLNVDTDVASYVKPAMDNLMQTLKMAQATSARLASRGDYNALADRVTDTLNLEIIEPVLRVYRAYKHSVTAPHCQEHLMCLVNKRHDQDKQGLPGFKAGLTKVASMAASAALSFQNGKGFWDLYNAIQSDVNCEAKYPADCASFHEHELKVTTEVYHSEL is encoded by the exons ATGAAGCTCTCCCTCCTCCTCCTCTGCAGCCTGCTGCCATTCATCAGGACAGAAGAAGAGAACCCGTTCTTGGACCTGGCTTCCTCCTTCATCCAGAATATGGGGGATGGGGGTGATGGCATGGGGGCGCTCGGAAGCATCGTGGGCTCGCTGATGCAGGGGCAAGATGGAGGGAATGCCGGAGATGTTCTGTCAG GAATCGGAAGCTTACTCAGCGGGCAAGACGGCAAAATCGATCCCGCCATGATCGGCTCTATGATCTCCATGTTCGCCCAGATGAACTCCAATGAACCCAAGCAACGCCAGAAACGCCAAAACAACGAGAAACCTGAATTAAACCTGGACAGTATCCTCAGCATGGCTTCCGGTCTCTTGGGAAACAAGAATGTGGCGTCCCTGCTTCCAGTGGTCATGAATACTCTGAATACCCTGTCGAACCCGGAAAATAAGGAGTTAGCTGATGGACATAAGGACCATGCTGACTTCTTGCCACCTTTCTTGGAGAAGCTGCATCTTTATTGGGATCTTTTCACTGAGTCTGAATTGGGAAAa GTGATCTGGGAGAAGTCAGGCCTGAAGCGGGCCCTGAAAGCCTTCACCGGCTCCGATGGCAGCCTGAGCTTCGAGCTGATGATGAAGAGCTTCGAGAACCACTCCTTCAGAAGGCACTGGATAAAGGCGGCTGCGAGATACTTGACCGATCTGGTGATGCAGATCGCGAAGCCTGAAGTTTATCAGAG GTATATCGGCGCCGCGGAATACATCATTAACAGCTTCCTGGACGCGCAGGGCCTGCCGCGCAGCACCCACTTCAACGTAAAGGCCCCGGAGAAGTCCATCACGGTGCTCCTCAACTTTGTGCTCAAGCGGTACCTCAACGTTGACACTGATGTCGCGTCGTACGTCAAACCCGCCATGGATAACTTGATG CAAACCTTGAAGATGGCTCAAGCGACCTCCGCCAGGCTGGCCAGCCGCGGGGACTACAACGCTCTTGCCGACCGCGTGACAGACACCCTCAATTTGGAGATCATTGAGCCAGTGCTGAGGGTCTACAGAGCTTACAAGCATTCAGTGACTGCACCGCATTGCCAAGAGCATCTGATGTGTCTGGTTAACAAGCGCCACGACCAAGACAAGCAAG GACTACCCGGCTTCAAGGCGGGTCTCACAAAGGTAGCCAGCATGGCGGCGTCGGCCGCGCTAAGCTTCCAAAATGGAAAAGGATTCTGGGACCTTTACAACGCGATCCAAAGCGATGTCAACTGTGAG gcAAAGTACCCCGCTGACTGTGCTTCATTCCACGAACACGAACTGAAGGTCACCACAGAAGTATACCACAGtgaattataa
- the LOC134750516 gene encoding uncharacterized protein LOC134750516 isoform X2 — MIGSMISMFAQMNSNEPKQRQKRQNNEKPELNLDSILSMASGLLGNKNVASLLPVVMNTLNTLSNPENKELADGHKDHADFLPPFLEKLHLYWDLFTESELGKVIWEKSGLKRALKAFTGSDGSLSFELMMKSFENHSFRRHWIKAAARYLTDLVMQIAKPEVYQRYIGAAEYIINSFLDAQGLPRSTHFNVKAPEKSITVLLNFVLKRYLNVDTDVASYVKPAMDNLMQTLKMAQATSARLASRGDYNALADRVTDTLNLEIIEPVLRVYRAYKHSVTAPHCQEHLMCLVNKRHDQDKQGLPGFKAGLTKVASMAASAALSFQNGKGFWDLYNAIQSDVNCEAKYPADCASFHEHELKVTTEVYHSEL, encoded by the exons ATGATCGGCTCTATGATCTCCATGTTCGCCCAGATGAACTCCAATGAACCCAAGCAACGCCAGAAACGCCAAAACAACGAGAAACCTGAATTAAACCTGGACAGTATCCTCAGCATGGCTTCCGGTCTCTTGGGAAACAAGAATGTGGCGTCCCTGCTTCCAGTGGTCATGAATACTCTGAATACCCTGTCGAACCCGGAAAATAAGGAGTTAGCTGATGGACATAAGGACCATGCTGACTTCTTGCCACCTTTCTTGGAGAAGCTGCATCTTTATTGGGATCTTTTCACTGAGTCTGAATTGGGAAAa GTGATCTGGGAGAAGTCAGGCCTGAAGCGGGCCCTGAAAGCCTTCACCGGCTCCGATGGCAGCCTGAGCTTCGAGCTGATGATGAAGAGCTTCGAGAACCACTCCTTCAGAAGGCACTGGATAAAGGCGGCTGCGAGATACTTGACCGATCTGGTGATGCAGATCGCGAAGCCTGAAGTTTATCAGAG GTATATCGGCGCCGCGGAATACATCATTAACAGCTTCCTGGACGCGCAGGGCCTGCCGCGCAGCACCCACTTCAACGTAAAGGCCCCGGAGAAGTCCATCACGGTGCTCCTCAACTTTGTGCTCAAGCGGTACCTCAACGTTGACACTGATGTCGCGTCGTACGTCAAACCCGCCATGGATAACTTGATG CAAACCTTGAAGATGGCTCAAGCGACCTCCGCCAGGCTGGCCAGCCGCGGGGACTACAACGCTCTTGCCGACCGCGTGACAGACACCCTCAATTTGGAGATCATTGAGCCAGTGCTGAGGGTCTACAGAGCTTACAAGCATTCAGTGACTGCACCGCATTGCCAAGAGCATCTGATGTGTCTGGTTAACAAGCGCCACGACCAAGACAAGCAAG GACTACCCGGCTTCAAGGCGGGTCTCACAAAGGTAGCCAGCATGGCGGCGTCGGCCGCGCTAAGCTTCCAAAATGGAAAAGGATTCTGGGACCTTTACAACGCGATCCAAAGCGATGTCAACTGTGAG gcAAAGTACCCCGCTGACTGTGCTTCATTCCACGAACACGAACTGAAGGTCACCACAGAAGTATACCACAGtgaattataa
- the LOC134750786 gene encoding uncharacterized protein LOC134750786: protein MGYFLATVLLICFIGTSGENLSRNKEDSLNVLLTVESKLQKNGAALEHDRFARHAEMDTTVTESVINHLMKELGRRYPQAKKQPKSLKKVIRNLKLKLEKYVHERKPLRTRPPEGINGNKGKKGKKGRKTKRIRKVKKNRQKQQRVFDTDYKQTS from the exons ATGGGATATTTTCTAGCTACTGTCTTGTTAATTTGTTTCATCGGTACTTCTGGTGAGAATTTGTCAAGAAAtaaa GAGGATTCATTGAATGTGCTATTGACGGTCGAgtctaaattacaaaaaaatggcgcGGCTTTGGAGCATGACAGA ttTGCCCGTCACGCGGAAATGGATACGACAGTGACTGAATCAGTAATCAATCACCTCATGAAAGAACTCGGGCGACGTTACCCTCAGGCAAAGAAACAACCCAAATCATTGAAAAAGGTCATCAGAAACCTGAAGCTGAAACTCGAGAAATATGTTCACGAGCGGAAACCACTACGTACGAGACCACCTGAAGGAATTAAtggaaataaaggaaaaaaaggAAAGAAAGGAAGAAAAACGAAAAGGATACGTAAAGTGAAGAAAAATAGACAGAAACAACAACGTGTTTTTGATACGGATTATAAACAAACTAGTTGA